From the genome of Labrus bergylta chromosome 12, fLabBer1.1, whole genome shotgun sequence, one region includes:
- the mapkapk2b gene encoding MAP kinase-activated protein kinase 2b isoform X2 produces MSNQHQPTFPIQQQPDLNSAPFPQCFVRQFAVPLQIKSNVITDVYTLTSQVLGMGINGRVMEIFHKESGEKYALKMLQDCPEARREVELHWRVSPCPHIVPIIDVYENLYHGKKCLLIIMECMDGGELFRHIQDKGNHAFTEREASDIMKSIGEAILFLHSINIAHRDIKPENLLYTSKRPDALLKLTDFGFAKEITTINSLATPCFTPYYVEVLGAEKYDRSCDMWSLGVIMYILLCGYPPFFSRHGFAISPGMKRRICKGHYEFPNPEWSDVSEEAKQLIGQLLKTEPTQRMSITEFKNHPWINQSVEIPQTPLHTSRVLHEEQDVWEKVKEEMTNALQTMRVDYDQTKIKTIEDSTNPLLLRRRKKTKNVATQPPG; encoded by the exons ATGTCAAATCAGCACCAGCCGACTTTCCCGATCCAACAGCAGCCTGATCTCAACTCTGCTCCTTTCCCTCAGTGTTTTGTGAGACAGTTTGCCGTTCCTCTTCAAATCAAAAGCAATGTTATTACAGATGTTTATACGTTAACGAGTCAGGTGCTGGGGATGGGGATAAATGGCAGAGTGATGGAAATATTCCACAAAGAGAGTGGGGAGAAGTATGCACTAAag atGCTGCAGGATTGTCCAGAAGCCAGACGAGAGGTTGAGCTCCATTGGAGGGTGTCACCTTGCCCCCACATTGTACCCATCATAGATGTTTATGAGAACCTCTACCATGGCAAGAAGTGTCTCCTTATCATTATGGAGTG CATGGATGGAGGTGAATTATTCAGACATATCCAAGACAAAGGGAATCATGCATTCACAGAAAGAG AGGCCTCTGACATTATGAAAAGTATAGGAGAAGCCATTCTCTTCTTGCATTCCATCAACATTGCTCACAGAGACATCAAG CCAGAGAACCTGCTTTACACCTCCAAAAGACCAGATGCTCTGCTTAAGCTGACTGATTTTGGGTTCGCCAAGGAAATCACCACGATAAATTCATTAGCAACACCATGTTTTACCCCATATTATGTTG AAGTTCTTGGTGCAGAGAAGTATGACCGATCTTGTGACATGTGGTCTCTGGGAGTCATTATGTATATCCT ACTTTGTGGATACCCTCCTTTTTTCTCACGTCATGGTTTCGCAATATCTCCTGGAATGAAAAGAAGGATCTGTAAAGGACACTATGAGTTCCCAAACCCTGAGTGGTCTGATGTGTCCGAGGAAG CCAAACAGTTGATCGGCCAGTTATTGAAAACTGAGCCCACCCAAAGAATGAGCATCACTGAGTTCAAAAACCATCCCTGGATTAAT CAGTCAGTGGAGATCCCTCAAACACCTCTTCACACAAGCCGTGTGCTGCATGAGGAACAAGATGTCTGGGAGAAGGTTAAG GAGGAAATGACAAATGCCTTGCAAACGATGAGAGTGGACTATGATCAAACGAAAATCAAAACTATTGAGGACTCAACAAATCCTCTACTcctgaggagaagaaagaaaactaaaaacGTAGCCACACAACCTCCAGGCTAG
- the eif2d gene encoding eukaryotic translation initiation factor 2D: MFARPFRVKSNTAIKGSDRRKLKADISAAFPSLPADELSELIPNKEELNVVKIYAHKGESVTLYVLHKNPLFFELEKRLYPTVYVLWRYPALLPAFRTWPPVLQKLIGGADLMLPGVVVSSSGLPDVKQGDCCAVTVVSNRAPVAVGTAALSSSEMQSVGMKGRGVCVLHTYMDSLWAFGDKSGPPSLLHTESKGQGLNGEECEVDSELEGEEEKCMEEEEEEEEEQHQQQSSDETVTDQACSGVGELSLAKEEGEKGEKDNEEEEGTEDDLKMPQEIMDALLLQCFLHALKSKVKKSELPLLTSTFLRNHMFSCCPSGKQLDIKKSSYKKLSKFLQAMQQKHNLVRVKELTKGVESIVEVDWKNRELRSFSVPEETDVEAAPAQDGGEGETLYHPPEITTLYSVSARLEPLFLDAKKRKGTILQPAEVRNIVTEYVKQNELVDENNKNYVTINPTLCDCLLEKSEYQEIDSLKWDDLFSRTLGRMQECYEVVFPGQAPMRKKGHIEPIDISVASRGSNKKVTVIKNLELYGLDPAVVATALQHRVQASSVLQSIPGAKDKVLVQIQGNQIHQVGNFLLDHYQIPRKYIQGLDKAPKGGKKK, encoded by the exons ATGTTTGCGAGACCGTTTCGTGTCAAATCCAACACCGCAATCAAAGGATCAGACAG GAGAAAGCTCAAAGCTGACATATCAGCTGCTTTCCCTTCATTGCCTGCTGATGAGCTGTCTGAGCTGATCCCCAACAAAGAGGAATTAAATGTAGTCAAGATTTATGCACACAAGGGAGAGTCTGTGACTCTTTATGTTCTTCATAAAAACCCGCTCTTCTTTGAACTGGAAAAACGGCTTTATCCAACAG TGTATGTGCTTTGGCGATACCCTGCTCTCCTGCCAGCATTCAGAACATGGCCCCCAGTGCTTCAGAAGTTGATTGGAGGGGCAg ATCTCATGCTGCCAGGTGTGGTGGTGTCGTCAAGTGGTCTCCCAGATGTAAAGCAGGGTGACTGCTGTGCTGTAACAGTCGTGAGCAATAG AGCTCCCGTTGCAGTTGGCACTGCTGCCTTGTCGAGTTCAGAGATGCAGAGCGTTGGTATGAaaggcagaggagtgtgtgttctCCACACATACATGGATAGTCTCTG GGCATTTGGGGACAAGTCAGGTCCTCCTTCTTTActgcacacagagagcaaaGGACAAGGGTTGAATGGAGAGGAATGTGAGGTCGACAGTGAactggagggagaggaggagaagtgtatggaggaggaggaggaggaggaggaggagcagcaccagcagcagagtTCCGATGAAACAGTCACTGATCAAGCCTGTTCTGGTGTTGGGGAACTGAGTCTGGctaaggaggagggagagaaaggtgaAAAGGACAacgaagaagaggaggggactGAGGATGATCTGAAAATGCCACAAG AGATAATGGACGCCCTGCTATTGCAGTGTTTCCTCCATGCTCTCAAGAGCAAGGTGAAGAAGTCAGAGCTCCCTCTGCTGACCAGTACATTTCTTCGCAACCATATGTTCTCCTGCTG CCCAAGTGGGAAGCAGCTTGATATCAAGAAATCAAGCTATAAGAAG CTTTCCAAGTTTTTACAGGCCATGCAGCAGAAGCATAACCTTGTGCGGGTAAAAGAACTGACCAAGGGTGTGGAGAGCATTGTGGAAGTGGACTGGAAAAATCGAGA ACTGCGCTCCTTCAGCGTTCCTGAGGAGACAGATGTGGAAGCAGCTCCCGCgcaggatggaggagagggtgAAACACTGTACCATCCTCCTGAGATCACGACTCTTTACTCTGTGTCCGCTCGACTGGAGCCTCTCTTTCTGGATGCAaagaagag AAAAGGGACAATCCTACAGCCTGCTGAAGTGAGGAACATTGTCACGGAGTATGTGAAGCAGAATGAATTGGTGGATGAAAATAATAAGAA TTACGTAACCATAAACCCAACTCTGTGCGACTGCCTGTTGGAGAAATCTGAGTACCAGGAGATAGATTCTCTCAAGTGGGATGACCTCTTTAGCAG GACTTTGGGAAGAATGCAGGAGTGCTATGAAGTTGTATTCCCTGGACAAGCACCCATGAGAAAGAAGGGCCACATTGAGCCCATTGACATCTCTGTGGCTTCTCGCGGCTCCAATAAGAAG GTTACTGTAATAAAGAACCTGGAACTTTACGGTTTGGATCCTGCAGTTGTGGCCACTGCTCTGCAACACCGAGTTCAGGCCAGCTCTGTCTTGCAGTCAATCCCTGGAGCCAAAGACAAAGTCCTGGTGCAGATCCAAGGGAACCAGATCCATCAAGTCGGCAATTTCCTGCTAG aTCATTATCAAATTCCTCGTAAGTACATCCAAGGACTAGACAAAGCACCTAAAGGTGgcaagaaaaaataa
- the fmodb gene encoding fibromodulin, which yields MRSVVLLVMIGLVELGVSQHYSQLQWLSQLRGRRRHVGWQAEDMDCPLECDCPSAYPTAMYCHGRNLQHVPYVPSHIKYAYLQRNQITSIQDGVFDNATNLLWVVLFHNQLNSDKIGKNVFSKLKNLDQLYLDHNELTRVPPNLPNSITTLRLGHNKISKINSNSFEGMANITTLQLQANAIEDVGGVFKGLKSLTLLDIRKNKLRKIPENLPETLQQLYLEFNNIDRVPAGFLSMYPKLHFIRLAHNRLTDKGLPYNVFNISTLVELDLSFNKLEKIPLVSRNLENLYLHANKIKEFSLSSFCSTIDMRNFSRLRVLRLDANKIGAKDIPAEAAYCLRRVAFIDV from the exons ATGCGGTCAGTGGTTCTCCTCGTTATGATTGGACTTGTGGAGCTGGGTGTCAGCCAGCATTACAGTCAGCTCCAGTGGCTTTCACAGCTGAGAGGACGACGCCGGCATGTCGGCTGGCAGGCCGAGGACATGGACTGCCCCCTGGAGTGTGACTGCCCGTCTGCCTACCCCACAGCTATGTACTGTCACGGCCGCAACCTGCAGCATGTTCCCTACGTCCCTTCACATATCAAATACGCCTACCTGCAGCGTAACCAGATCACAAGCATCCAGGATGGAGTGTTTGACAATGCTACAAACTTGCTGTGGGTTGTACTGTTTCACAACCAGCTCAACTCAGACAAGATTGGCAAGAATGTTTTCAGCAAGCTCAAGAACCTGGACCAGCTGTACTTGGATCACAATGAGCTCACACGAGTGCCTCCAAACTTGCCCAATTCAATCACAACATTGCGACTTGGTCACAACAAGATCTCAAAAATAAACTCTAACTCGTTTGAGGGGATGGCTAATATCACCACACTGCAGCTCCAAGCAAATGCCATAGAGGATGTTGGAGGTGTGTTCAAGGGACTGAAGTCTTTGACCTTGTTGGATATACGGAAGAACAAGCTGAGGAAAATCCCTGAAAACCTTCCCGAGACGCTGCAGCAGCTCTACTTGGAGTTCAACAACATAGACAGAGTGCCAGCAGGATTTCTCTCCATGTATCCCAAACTGCATTTTATCCGGTTGGCTCATAACAGGCTGACAGATAAAGGTCTTCCCTACAATGTCTTTAACATCAGCACGCTGGTTGAGCTTGATCTGTCTTTTAATAAACTGGAGAAAATCCCTCTTGTTAGTAGGAACCTGGAGAACCTTTATTTACATGCCAATAAGATCAAAG AGTTCTCGCTGAGCAGTTTTTGCAGCACCATTGACATGAGAAACTTCTCCAGGCTGAGAGTGCTGCGCTTGGATGCCAACAAGATCGGTGCCAAAGACATTCCTGCCGAAGCCGCCTACTGTTTGCGTCGTGTTGCTTTCATTGATGTGTAG
- the mapkapk2b gene encoding MAP kinase-activated protein kinase 2b isoform X3, with protein sequence MLQDCPEARREVELHWRVSPCPHIVPIIDVYENLYHGKKCLLIIMECMDGGELFRHIQDKGNHAFTEREASDIMKSIGEAILFLHSINIAHRDIKPENLLYTSKRPDALLKLTDFGFAKEITTINSLATPCFTPYYVAPEVLGAEKYDRSCDMWSLGVIMYILLCGYPPFFSRHGFAISPGMKRRICKGHYEFPNPEWSDVSEEAKQLIGQLLKTEPTQRMSITEFKNHPWINQSVEIPQTPLHTSRVLHEEQDVWEKVKEEMTNALQTMRVDYDQTKIKTIEDSTNPLLLRRRKKTKNVATQPPG encoded by the exons atGCTGCAGGATTGTCCAGAAGCCAGACGAGAGGTTGAGCTCCATTGGAGGGTGTCACCTTGCCCCCACATTGTACCCATCATAGATGTTTATGAGAACCTCTACCATGGCAAGAAGTGTCTCCTTATCATTATGGAGTG CATGGATGGAGGTGAATTATTCAGACATATCCAAGACAAAGGGAATCATGCATTCACAGAAAGAG AGGCCTCTGACATTATGAAAAGTATAGGAGAAGCCATTCTCTTCTTGCATTCCATCAACATTGCTCACAGAGACATCAAG CCAGAGAACCTGCTTTACACCTCCAAAAGACCAGATGCTCTGCTTAAGCTGACTGATTTTGGGTTCGCCAAGGAAATCACCACGATAAATTCATTAGCAACACCATGTTTTACCCCATATTATGTTG CTCCAGAAGTTCTTGGTGCAGAGAAGTATGACCGATCTTGTGACATGTGGTCTCTGGGAGTCATTATGTATATCCT ACTTTGTGGATACCCTCCTTTTTTCTCACGTCATGGTTTCGCAATATCTCCTGGAATGAAAAGAAGGATCTGTAAAGGACACTATGAGTTCCCAAACCCTGAGTGGTCTGATGTGTCCGAGGAAG CCAAACAGTTGATCGGCCAGTTATTGAAAACTGAGCCCACCCAAAGAATGAGCATCACTGAGTTCAAAAACCATCCCTGGATTAAT CAGTCAGTGGAGATCCCTCAAACACCTCTTCACACAAGCCGTGTGCTGCATGAGGAACAAGATGTCTGGGAGAAGGTTAAG GAGGAAATGACAAATGCCTTGCAAACGATGAGAGTGGACTATGATCAAACGAAAATCAAAACTATTGAGGACTCAACAAATCCTCTACTcctgaggagaagaaagaaaactaaaaacGTAGCCACACAACCTCCAGGCTAG
- the mapkapk2b gene encoding MAP kinase-activated protein kinase 2b isoform X1 — translation MSNQHQPTFPIQQQPDLNSAPFPQCFVRQFAVPLQIKSNVITDVYTLTSQVLGMGINGRVMEIFHKESGEKYALKMLQDCPEARREVELHWRVSPCPHIVPIIDVYENLYHGKKCLLIIMECMDGGELFRHIQDKGNHAFTEREASDIMKSIGEAILFLHSINIAHRDIKPENLLYTSKRPDALLKLTDFGFAKEITTINSLATPCFTPYYVAPEVLGAEKYDRSCDMWSLGVIMYILLCGYPPFFSRHGFAISPGMKRRICKGHYEFPNPEWSDVSEEAKQLIGQLLKTEPTQRMSITEFKNHPWINQSVEIPQTPLHTSRVLHEEQDVWEKVKEEMTNALQTMRVDYDQTKIKTIEDSTNPLLLRRRKKTKNVATQPPG, via the exons ATGTCAAATCAGCACCAGCCGACTTTCCCGATCCAACAGCAGCCTGATCTCAACTCTGCTCCTTTCCCTCAGTGTTTTGTGAGACAGTTTGCCGTTCCTCTTCAAATCAAAAGCAATGTTATTACAGATGTTTATACGTTAACGAGTCAGGTGCTGGGGATGGGGATAAATGGCAGAGTGATGGAAATATTCCACAAAGAGAGTGGGGAGAAGTATGCACTAAag atGCTGCAGGATTGTCCAGAAGCCAGACGAGAGGTTGAGCTCCATTGGAGGGTGTCACCTTGCCCCCACATTGTACCCATCATAGATGTTTATGAGAACCTCTACCATGGCAAGAAGTGTCTCCTTATCATTATGGAGTG CATGGATGGAGGTGAATTATTCAGACATATCCAAGACAAAGGGAATCATGCATTCACAGAAAGAG AGGCCTCTGACATTATGAAAAGTATAGGAGAAGCCATTCTCTTCTTGCATTCCATCAACATTGCTCACAGAGACATCAAG CCAGAGAACCTGCTTTACACCTCCAAAAGACCAGATGCTCTGCTTAAGCTGACTGATTTTGGGTTCGCCAAGGAAATCACCACGATAAATTCATTAGCAACACCATGTTTTACCCCATATTATGTTG CTCCAGAAGTTCTTGGTGCAGAGAAGTATGACCGATCTTGTGACATGTGGTCTCTGGGAGTCATTATGTATATCCT ACTTTGTGGATACCCTCCTTTTTTCTCACGTCATGGTTTCGCAATATCTCCTGGAATGAAAAGAAGGATCTGTAAAGGACACTATGAGTTCCCAAACCCTGAGTGGTCTGATGTGTCCGAGGAAG CCAAACAGTTGATCGGCCAGTTATTGAAAACTGAGCCCACCCAAAGAATGAGCATCACTGAGTTCAAAAACCATCCCTGGATTAAT CAGTCAGTGGAGATCCCTCAAACACCTCTTCACACAAGCCGTGTGCTGCATGAGGAACAAGATGTCTGGGAGAAGGTTAAG GAGGAAATGACAAATGCCTTGCAAACGATGAGAGTGGACTATGATCAAACGAAAATCAAAACTATTGAGGACTCAACAAATCCTCTACTcctgaggagaagaaagaaaactaaaaacGTAGCCACACAACCTCCAGGCTAG